The Osmerus eperlanus chromosome 7, fOsmEpe2.1, whole genome shotgun sequence genome includes a region encoding these proteins:
- the LOC134023932 gene encoding frizzled-7-B-like encodes MGIWAIFVLGTVGLLLVQVSKSEQSGNADSCKPVAVDFCQDVSYMTRHPTGKRRYNLDQLRQIVDMGCSAEVTTFLCHVVSPEGVPDKQSTLHPCQTLCKRVRRDCQPVLEGKGLTWPEDLNCEQYPERSCANSRGSVPTAPSETCEPITIPLCKNLQYSQTKRPNILPQTSRKWQEMAALELDQHQPLMKTKCSPTLQLFLCSVYTPVCVSGKSLPPCKALCEEAKAGCESLMNKFGVNWPRELECDSFTN; translated from the exons ATGGGCATCTGGGCCATTTTCGTTTTGGGGACGGTAGGCCTACTCCTGGTCCAAGTGTCAAAAAGCGAGCAAAGTGGAAACGCGGATTCTTGCAAGCCCGTGGCGGTGGATTTTTGTCAAGACGTGAGCTACATGACCCGTCATCCAACTGGAAAGAGACGGTACAACCTTGATCAGCTTCGCCAGATTGTGGACATGGGCTGCTCTGCGGAGGTCACAACATTCCTATGCCATGTTGTTTCTCCTGAGGGTGTCCCTGACAAGCAATCAACTCTACACCCGTGTCAAACGCTGTGTAAGAGAGTGAGGCGTGACTGCCAGCCTGTCCTGGAAGGTAAAGGTCTAACCTGGCCAGAAGATCTTAATTGTGAGCAATACCCAGAACGATCATGTGCCAAT AGTCGAGGGTCTGTCCCCACAGCTCCTTCAGAAACCTGTGAGCCCATCACCATTCCTCTTTGCAAAAACCTGCAATACTCACAGACTAAGAGGCCAAACATACTTCCACAGACCAGCCGGAAATGGCAGGAAATGGCTGCTTTGGAGTTGGACCAACATCAGCCCCTTATGAAAACCAAGTGTTCTCCAACACTCCAGCTATTCCTTTGCTCTGTCTAtacccctgtctgtgtgtctggaaaaTCGTTGCCACCATGTAAGGCTCTCTGTGAGGAAGCCAAAGCGGGCTGTGAAAGTCTTATGAACAAATTTGGCGTGAACTGGCCTCGTGAACTGGAGTGTGATTCATTTACAAACTAA
- the sri gene encoding sorcin isoform X1, giving the protein MAYPGYGAPPGGYPGGQYGGAPGAPGYGGFPGQQQDPLFGYFTGVAGNDGHISAEELQACLTQAGFSGGYRPFNLETCRLMINMLDRDMSCTMGFNEFKELWAVLNGWKQHFMSIDRDRSGTVDPQEMHQAVSTMGYSLSPQAMNCVIKRYSTQGKITFDDYVACCVKLRTLTDVFRKRDTTGQGSAAFQYDDFIQCTMSC; this is encoded by the exons ATGGCTTATCCAGGATATGGTGCTCCACCCGGTGGCTATCCAGGAGGG CAGTATGGAGGTGCCCCAGGAGCTCCAGGTTATGGAGGATTTCCTGGCCAGCAACAGGACCCCCTCTTTGGATACTTTACTGGAGTTGCTGGAAAC GATGGACACATATCAGCAGAGGAGCTTCAGGCCTGCCTCACACAGGCTGGCTTCTCTGGAGGCTACAGAC CTTTTAACCTGGAGACTTGCCGTCTGATGATCAACATGTTGGAT AGAGACATGTCCTGCACCATGGGTTTCAACGAGTTCAAGGAGTTGTGGGCTGTGCTCAATGGTTGGAAGCAGCACTTCATGTCCATCGACCGTGATCGAAGTGGGACTGTGGACCCTCAGGAGATGCATCAGGCCGTCTCCACGATGG GCTACAGTTTGAGCCCACAAGCCATGAACTGTGTCATCAAACGTTACAGTACTCAAGGGAAGATAACGTTTGACGACTATGTGGCTTGTTGTGTGAAACTCAGGACGCTGACTG atGTATTCAGAAAAAGGGACACAACTGGACAAGGGTCTGCCGCATTTCAATATGATGAC TTCATCCAGTGCACTATGAGCTGTTAA
- the sri gene encoding sorcin isoform X2, with product MAYPGYGAPPGGYPGGYGGAPGAPGYGGFPGQQQDPLFGYFTGVAGNDGHISAEELQACLTQAGFSGGYRPFNLETCRLMINMLDRDMSCTMGFNEFKELWAVLNGWKQHFMSIDRDRSGTVDPQEMHQAVSTMGYSLSPQAMNCVIKRYSTQGKITFDDYVACCVKLRTLTDVFRKRDTTGQGSAAFQYDDFIQCTMSC from the exons ATGGCTTATCCAGGATATGGTGCTCCACCCGGTGGCTATCCAGGAGGG TATGGAGGTGCCCCAGGAGCTCCAGGTTATGGAGGATTTCCTGGCCAGCAACAGGACCCCCTCTTTGGATACTTTACTGGAGTTGCTGGAAAC GATGGACACATATCAGCAGAGGAGCTTCAGGCCTGCCTCACACAGGCTGGCTTCTCTGGAGGCTACAGAC CTTTTAACCTGGAGACTTGCCGTCTGATGATCAACATGTTGGAT AGAGACATGTCCTGCACCATGGGTTTCAACGAGTTCAAGGAGTTGTGGGCTGTGCTCAATGGTTGGAAGCAGCACTTCATGTCCATCGACCGTGATCGAAGTGGGACTGTGGACCCTCAGGAGATGCATCAGGCCGTCTCCACGATGG GCTACAGTTTGAGCCCACAAGCCATGAACTGTGTCATCAAACGTTACAGTACTCAAGGGAAGATAACGTTTGACGACTATGTGGCTTGTTGTGTGAAACTCAGGACGCTGACTG atGTATTCAGAAAAAGGGACACAACTGGACAAGGGTCTGCCGCATTTCAATATGATGAC TTCATCCAGTGCACTATGAGCTGTTAA